The following DNA comes from Ricinus communis isolate WT05 ecotype wild-type chromosome 10, ASM1957865v1, whole genome shotgun sequence.
aaggaaaaaaaaaaaaaaaaaacataagaaatCACAAGAACAGCAGTAGAAAATTTCAGgataatatttaagaatagaaaataacattaatatatataataatatagtatAATCAATCTTCAGGAAAAATCATCCTCTTCAGTAGATTCGTGGGTATAGagcaaatcaaattataaCAAAGGGATCATGTCCATCAAACTGAATcgtataattaatcaaattttaggCTACAGGGCCtgaaaacaaaaggaaaaataaaaggcCTAATTAGCAATACAGCAGCAATGCTGAAACCAGTTCCATTTGACTACATGCCAAAACTAGAGCAAGATTACAAGAATCAGTTGTTAATATCATATTTCGAGGCAGAACAAACATAGGGTATTTGGGTTTTTTTCAACGAATAGCAGTTAGATGTTCAACGACTGTAGATGAATTTTACACTAAAATTTTGCAAAGGTTTAAGATGTAGATTTCCAAGTATTTAACTTGAGATTCCTCTAAATTTTCTGAGAagattatgaattttataatctgTGAAGCAAGTAATGCAGAATCCAACTCTTCAAACAGCATTATCATCAAATGCAGAATATTTTCCTGTAAAATGCTTTTATGTTTTTCAGCACTATTTAAGATTCCTcggagttttttttttctgaagaGATTGCGAATTTTATAATCTATGAAGCAGGTAATACAGAATCCAAGTCCTGTAAAATGCTTTTATGTTTATCAGCGCAGAATTCTAATTTAGCAGGATCAGTATGATAGCCTCAAGTAAATACATTACCCCATTAAATGGCCTCAAGCAAGAGTACATCCTAGCTCTTCCTTTATCAGAAGCCAacttgatttattaatttaacagagtgttgaaaaagaatattaagtaatttcatgattatcaaaagcTTCTAGAAAATGTATTTGAGAAACCCTTCAAATTCAACATGCAGCCAGTCAAATATGAGAAGATTGATctagaaaagattaaaacatcTCAATGTGTTAtatgttaagaaaaattatcatttattattcaagaaaaagaagaagattttGAACAGGAGCAGAAAGACATACCTTTAAGTGATGTGGCATTATCTTGATATCATAGGGCGCATGGAGCCATGCTTCGGGTGGGTAGAGCAAGAAGTTCTCAGGCTTACTGGTATAGACATCAGCATATTGGTGAATGTGGTAGGCAAAAGCAGATTCCTGACCTGTGTCAGTGAGAAAAGTGGCTCCAAAAGACTCGTTAAACATTCTCTTCATGACCTGGCGTGCCTTCTGCCTCTCCTCATTTAGCTCCTTAAACAGCAAGCGGTATGATTCACTTCTATTAGCATCAGCTACAGTGGAATGCAATTTTCCAAGCAGTTCTTGtatgatatgaaattttgcCTGCATCAGAAAGAGTGAAccgagaaaagaagaaagaaaacatttAAGAGATGGACGTTGGAGGAAAGTCTTACACTCCAGAGATTAACATGGTGCCCTCTAAAAGCCTCATTAAAGCACGATCCTAATAATTTCAAAGAGTTATTTGGCATTTTGATACCAGTATTGGGACTATTGCGAAGAGCCAAcctcttttctctcttattCCCATCATATCTCATGGGATTTACATAAATAGATATTCTGTcctctaaaagaaaaagaagaaaaagcagCCAAAGCACTCTACTCTACATCACTGGGTCTATCTAATACAGCGCTAATTTAGACCAAGTTATACAGGACAAAATTTGTActcaaaagttaaaatatgaTGGAGATAAACACCAGACACTACTACCAATGACTAATGTgcaaaaagatgaataaaaagaCATACCTGCTCAAATCGATAACCGTCATCATTTTGTATACGTATTTCACTCTGCAGTAAGAAAATGCTCAGAATAAGAAAACTGTAGAAAGgtttaacaaaaatttattttgtaaaggTGAAGGTTAGTGGCtagagaaaattgaaaatttatactTGAGAAAAAAGTATAAggtcaaaatttatttttctcctcaTCCAACTCAATCATGCAGTTTGTGTGGTATAGCAATACTCTTAAGAACAAGTAGATGTTCAATGTCATATATGAAGTTCGGGGAGAATAATGAAATGCATATTAAGAAATGACAATAATCTCTGAAAACCAATTTGGGTTTTGTGCTGAGTACAGAGCATAATACCAAGTTAAACGAGAAGTTTTATAGGTCAGAGATTCCAAAAGCTATGATGAATGACAAAAAGAGTTGAGTGGTGATGAGACACCTTAAAGGGGCTTTCTGAAACATATTCAAGCAGGGGGCATTAATAACTGATAATATAGcgagaaacaaaaagaaaagggagaatTTAAAACTACttgagagaaagagagagagagaaaaatactAAATGGAGTACAACCATGTTAACCTAGATGTCAAAAAGTAGCATTACCAGTATTCAAGTATGAATATGCAGtgagaaattataattaaatggaaAACAAAAGATACTCCTTAAACCCTCACTAGTGACACCAACCATTAGGAACATCTAAAAGCCACCATAAATGCAAAGATAAATTGTCCCAAGTGCATCTGTCGTCACAAAAAGGAACTTCCCAATTGTATGAAAGCTACATGAGTATCTATTGAAATACTTTCAAGGTGCTAAATGATTGCCAGAAACATTTCAGACACAAGTTAAAAACAGTATGGTAAGACGTACTTCTAGTTCATGGATGATAGCAGCAGTGCGCCAACCAGCCTTTGAAGGCCCCCTCAGATCACTAAACAGGTGATCACCAAAGTATATCACCTGAAAATGAAATGAAGAAACCATGTGCTCATCAATACAAAGTAAAATGCATTCTCTACGGCATAAAAATTGTCAGCCATTGAAGATGTTCAGAATTAACTTGCTCAACCCCCATATAGAAACTACATGTAATTTTATACCATGAACATAAATagtaaagaagaagaaagtagaGTACACCAATGTGTTTTACCTCTGTATTATTTTCATTCCATCAGCAAGTGCTTTTCAAATCTTCTCCAAAAGATATTGATTTACTAAAGAACAATTGTTTCAATAATTTCCAACCTTTTGTTATAGaaaggagagagaaaaaatcaacctttttactttttcttaaaacaaaaacaacGCGTAATCTTAAACATGGCATGATAAGAAAAAAGACCAATTATAAGCCATATGAAGATTTCTTGTGCACCCAATGCGTCACCAaatgtttttctattaaatattaatttgtaaggCAATAACCACGAAAGCTTTACTTCATCAAAGAGAATCACTGTACCATAATTACCAGAAAACTTAGAAATCATAGCAAAAGACTGGCTTGAAATTTATCTAGTTTCTGTCAAAAAGATCAATCAGTTAAATAGTTCTATCATAGATGGATACAGTGAAGACCAACCTAAGAAACAGacttatatatatctttacatataaaaataagcatGATTATCCTGAACTggaaatataacaaaatagacaaaataaaatttgggtaCCTCTGGACCATTCCACTTGGTAATTTGGAGAAAAGATTTGAGGCATCCAtggtaataaattttattaggaaGAAACTCATCAACCTTCGTAAAAGCTAGGGTGTCCTTCTCTGTGTCATAGCAGCTTGCAAAAGACGGATCACCAAATTAGATGTTAGTAAAGAACATAATTCCTTGTAAAGTAGCATGGtgtattaatttcaaaaaaggACGTGATGTgagataaacaaaaagaagcagaagaaaggatcattttaatttataatatgaggtATAACTGACTACTAGTAGTTCCCTCTTTTCTCACATTTCGCCTCTAAGTTTCTGACAAATTTGGCGCTAGATATATTTATTGTCATTGGAAGCACATGGGAAAACAAATACAATTCCTATTGTACCTTTCATCTATGCTAATTCTCCGAACTAGAATCACAGCTGAGGTAGCAAATAGAATTCTACATTCTATCAACTAAACATTGAATGTGCCTACAGGGgctaaaatcttttatagaaaattactTAATGACCCTACTAAAAGGTAGAGTTACTGATCATGTTTTTCTGACACGAACTAGgaacatttattaattaaattattcctaaaataatatgatataattaaGTTGCCTTATTTTCTAGTCAAAAACTAAGTAGAATATATTTTGGTGCACTTCCTATTTTAGACCTTTTAAATAGGAaggttaaaaaatatatcaaatattttattttatttaggagaatattttatttaagagattttggttatttttctattttataaaatttatgtttccTAGTTAGCCTAAGGCCTTAGGCCTATAAATAGGGCTACAAGCACCTTATGTAGTTCAGTTTTCAATATTAACAgactttaataattttctctcTAGTGTTCTCTTTTCTCTAGGTGGATTCCTAGGACTTTTAAGTGCAGGTTTATTTGTCTTTGTCATGGCATCCAAGATGGTGATTCAATCGTCTATCTCTATAATTGTCTGCAATTGTCTGGATCATCCACAGTGGGACTTTTAATCTTGCCATAATCAGATTTTGTACCTTCTATATCTTCACTTATGTTTTTACATCTCTACTCGTGGATCTACTTCTTTTGCGGTTTTTCTACATCCAAAGAGGTTCTCCATCTTTTAATTGTTCCTGATTCTGCTAAATCTTCATTTTTTTGGTTCTTTAACTGCAATACattgttttttttaaagaaaactgCAATACATCGTTCTACAACTGCATGAACTGCAAATTCTACTAAGGCATTGCACCAAGACCTTCAGAGTTTACGACATTAATCATCTACTACTTGTACCGGTGTTAGTTTGACCAAAAGAATGCCCAGAGGAAGGACAATAAATGCAGAGAGATCATTCTACCCCAAATGAGCTTGGGCACGAACTCAAGATTTGAACTTGGGTTACACTTACAAGTAGGAATATATAATTCATCATTCTCTCCCTTCATACCTTGaattatagaaatttattaGAACCCAAGAAACACAACAAGGAAATTAAAGAGATCACACACTCTTACCCCTCATCATCAAGCCCAAGTGATCAACAATTCATGGCAGTCACTAAACCACAATAGCTTTCATTTCATAGGAAAAAACCTAAAAGTATGCTCTTTCTCTCCACCAATTTAATGCTTAGGAATATGAAACTTTGGTTGAAAAGTCATCAGTTTCCCTGAATCTTTTACATACATGTTTCTCTTCTAAGCTTCCCTTGCATAAGCCACAGTATAGCCTGACCTATGGAAATAAACGacttatcttttaattaaaacctATGTCCCGTAATTAAGCCTACCAAGATGCCTGAGAATATGCTGCTGAATTCTTCACTAAAGTTAACTCATGTACTTCAACGTGTACAAATTAACACGAGTCCCtgtcatggttaaagcaaatGAACTTTTACCATATCAAAATTATCAACAATCCGCAATCAATGATAAGCAAATTCCAAATACCGTATTGTACAAAATTATGCCAGCATATGCAGGCACATTCCTTCAAACAAGAAACTATCGTGCTTTCTTTTCATTCCTCAAACTTCAGATGCACTCCATTTGATTCAATCAATCTATTTCCTAGATACTTCACTATTGAGATTTGGTAAGAAAAACTTTGATCCATAATTAGGTTTAAACAGAATAGAAGGGAGCAGGTGACCACACAATGAATATGCAGTAGGAGGTAGATATATGGAAGAAGCTTTTGCAGCTGAAGCTGCAGTATCACACAATAGAGTTCGTCAATTAAGGGCCCATCTGCAACATCTATTTGTTTGTTATCTAGGCTTAGATGAGGTAAATTTAGCAAAACAGTTCTTTGCATCCCCCACACCAAAATCAAAAGTATTAATATGAACCATGAGTAATTCATGTCGCTAATCAACAGTGAACCACAAGCCGATATGTCTTTTTTCACGAAATAATATCTACCACCATCTAAAGCAAAAAAACAATATCTCAAGATGGAAAGTAGTACAGGAGTTGATTGAGAACAAATTATGGGCTGTGAAGTGAAATCCACCAGTATTGCTTCATTATTCATGTGGTTGCAGTCCCTATAATAAATGCCTCAGATAATAAAACAGAAATGCAAAAAAGTGTAGGAGTGCCATTTTTGGTTTTGATCTTAAAAGCCATAATCTAGCAAATGCACAAAAATACTTTACTAAATGAAAATACCAACCGGAACGGATGCTCAGATGTATAGAACTCTGGCTTATTGGCTTGAGCAATCACAACATCAAAAAGTTCCCTCCATGAGTCTCTACAACCCAGAGAATCCTGAAGAACAAGTTAAAGTAATTTACAGAAGCTCTTATCAATTTAAGCACTAATGACAATGTTAATAATGTACCAATAATTAGTAGCAGTAAATTAACAACCAAGCAGTAGACAAATGAACAAGCAAAGTCTAACAAGTTGTTTGATGAGCTTCCACAAAATTTAAACttgttatatttctaaaataagcCCTGACATGAATGTAAAAATTGGCCTGGAGCATTTCCCTGTCTACTTTTTTTCTGTGGATTTCAGATTAATGTTAATTGAgaatcccttttcttttttacctcATCCAAATGAGAATATTATCAGCCTTGAAAACGCATAAAATTTATCTCCAAACCTTCTTGATAGTAAATTAAAGAAATGCCCTTGAACGTAGAGATATTTCTCACAGAAACATGGAATAAGCACCCTCTCGAGGCAAAAGAGGCTAAAATGTTAAAGTTATAAGATAGAAACTAAACAGATGCCAAGGGAAATTCTCATGCAGACACTATTGGATCTGCATGTGAACAAGCACAGAGACGAAGTAGGAAGCGAGACATAACAAAGTTCaatctttctctttctatctAATATCTTCTAACTTATTCTATTTAAGTGATTTACAAGTATTACGCAGCTAACTGCTTCAATCATTTATATCTGCATAATGCGTATTGGCGAGATCTTCTTTAATACTCCTAAAGATACATCAATAACTACCTTTGGCAATAAGATgcaataataatttaacataaaaCATAAGATCTATCATCAgtgaaaaataacataaaaccAGATTTACATGCAGTTGTTCTTTTCTATCTTACAAacaaaaagtaatttaaagtTCATCcagaagaagttgaaaaagaaaattcacttAAAGGCAATTAGATGCCACCAGTCCCACTAGAGTATTCTAGGCATTCAGAAGAGAGAGATGATTACCTCCGACAGGAAATGCATGCCTCCATCCACAAAATAATAAGGAGAGTTAGTCAATAAAAAAAGCTTCTTCCCCTTCTCTTTCAGAGTCCTAAGAAAGTGGAGCAATTGGCCCTGCAACATCCACCCAGTTAAGGATAGTCAGAAAACGTgagggaaaaaaaaacaacttaACTCAATTGTGTAAcatctaaaactaataaaagcTATTAAACAACCAAACTCAATACTACATATAAAAGTACCAACAAGGGCAGATACTTCAACAAACAAAAAAGTAGCTACTCTTAAGTAGAATATTTACAATAAAGAGTAACTAATATAATAGATGCAGTACGtgaattaataataatcttaGCTTTAAATGTAATCCAGTTTATATATCATTGTAAAACTTGCTTTGCTAATTGCATATAAATGCTATCCTAAATAAAGAATACAGTTGAGCAAAGTTTTAAATATCACTAACCAACCTAAGCGACGAGTTTCCAAAACCATGAACAGTAGCCAATTTTCAGCAAGTTTCAATTGCAGGTTAATTTTATGCTAGCATTAAGGgctttcattttgttttaagAAGGCTTTGTCAAGAATGATAACCAACATATTGTACCAAATTTTcacaattattaatttatggcTTTGCATGTTATAGGAGTCCAATACCCATAGATGATCTTGGACTAGATGCTATCTTTTGTGAAATGAAGAAATGGTGTATCTGGTAAGTGAAGTTTATCCGAAGAAATACTTATTGATTCTATCATCtcagaaaaaaataacacatAAAATGAAACAACATGTTACTTATTTCTACTGCCTTGAGATTATGATTGCACAAACTTTATGTTCAATTTATATTTGCTTTTGGTCCTTGAGCAAggcatttaattaatttgaaaatgtttactaattaatttctccTTTCTCTAATTATGAAACATATAACTTATTCATTCATCGCCATATTTTAggtttcttttctaatttgtaACTATGTTGCATTGCTTTTATGCTTTTTGTAGCTTGATCTTATGTATGTCTTTCCTTCAATGATTATAATTCTTAGTTCAAAATTCAGTTTATATGGGTCATCGAACTTGTGGGCAATGTGACTTGAATATACAAGTTATACAGTTtgctttattctttcatttcttgaTATGTGACTAAAACGTTACCTATTGCTTATTAGCCTTAGCTATGTGGCTAAGACAATTTTCCCATGATTACTTTATTAATCAAGGATCTAGTTCACAGAAACATGCCAAGATTAGGGATTCTATTTATCCTTAGTTGCTGTTAATTATTTGTTATCAAGCTAAAGTATGATGAACTTCTATGAATTGAATTTTAGTGCCACTAATCAGCCAAAAAGTCCAAATATAATTCCCCTAATGCAATTTAAATGTTAGGGGTATTtaactctttaaaatataaagaaaatcaccagttaaaaatcacaaaaagaaaagaaacctaGCTTGCAATATGCATTAAAATAACTAGCATGTAAGAAGTTAGCACATACATTTTTTACGAGATACTTATGAGGATCAAAAAGAATCCCTCTGTGAACCAAACCACTGCGGTGAACATGCTGGATTGCACGATTTACATCTTGATAGATGTATGATGCATCAAATTCCAGCTTAGCATCAACAAAATGCTGCACAATATCTGCAATGAGGCATGCCTGCAAAATAAGAATGAGAACATATTATTCATGGATCTACAAGAAAGGGACAAGATCATTTACAACTTGTACAACCAAAAATATCTCAAGTAGCCAACTAGAAACTCTCACTCTTGTTAGTTAATGAACAGAGTATTCCATGTCATTAAGGGATTGATCGCCTGATTGTGATTGTTCTTATGTTCAACCAAGTTTCACAGAATCTCATGAGGCCCTGCAAGATAAGCCTCATTTCCTATCactatgaaaattaaaaaaaaaaaagatcaaatTAAAAGAGGTCTaatgacaaaaaagaaaaggttcatgatttttatattcatttcaAATCAATCACAAACTTTAAGATGTTTCAATTAGACAAAGAAAGTCTACAATTCGTTCCAACTTTATGCTATGACCGGCATTTCTTCAATTTGGCTTCGCTGGCACGGCagttaaaaattaagtgtACATTATTCCCTCACTTTACTTCTCAGTTTGCTCCATCTTTTTCTAAAGCCAAATTGCATCATATTCTCCCCAAGTTTCTCCCCCTCTTCCTCTTGCCAACTCTTTTAATTGCTACATGACTTGAAATTTACATGCAAATGAAGGCTACCCTTTACCCTTGATCACATAACTGCTTTTTGATCTCTTGTGAGTCCAATACTGACTCTTGTACCGAGTCCTTTAAGGGCGTGGTTTGCTATAAGCAAGTTGTGTTCATAACATTGTCATTTCCCAAGCCAAGAGCCAATAACATCCCCGGTTCATAACGCCAAGCAGCTCACCTGGGTTCTCCACAAAGCTGTTTACCTCAATTGCCTCTAAATAGCCTTGGGTCCACTATCAAGCATCTTCCCTGCTCTGACATAAACACTGAACCATAAGGCAAAGCCAACCAAGAAATGAGAACACAACCATTATTCCCTGCTTGGGTTGTTTTTCGATCAATTGAAGAAGATAAAACGCAACCTCAACTAAGATGCAGTTGCAAATGTTGAATCTGGAGAAAATGGTTTCTATTGCTGCAGACAAATCGCCATTCTTGTCCAAAATCAATAtgtttttcttcctttctttttctcagtTTTCAGTAATTGTAACTGCCATGGCATCATGCTAACTGGTCAATAAAAACCAGTTTGAAGAATTGCTGGTCATAAGATAAAGTTGTAAGAAATTCTGaagtttcttaaatttttttggtaaattttaaagattgtaattgatttggaCTTACAACAGCCTGAGTAAGAAGTTGaggaactagcagcttataagaAGTTAGGACATGGAACATGCTCTTCACCTACTTGCCCAACCCACTAACACTGTCAGCACCCACCCCCCTCCTTCCTCCTCACAGATGCACAGCACGaggaaattataaaatagtggCAGGTGCAGTGAAACAAAAGGAATAGATGTCTacatttatcaaattttaacaactTCACAAAACATGACAATTCTACATTGTCTCTACTCTCTAAATTCTTGATGCCTGTCCAAGCCATGCTTAAAGTTATCACTATCAGTACATTGTTATTCTTCATAGATCAAAGTGGAAAACAATGAAAAACTAACCTCACTAAAGCAAAAAAAATCCATCAAGCCAACAAGCCCACGTGCTTGGTCACGACCAATGTGTCGTGTACCATATATCTGTTCTATTTCCTTCAAACTAAGCTGCAATATAAAtcagaaattaatatgatCGAGGTGGCAAAACATCCAAGGAAAAAGATTTATCCTTTAGAATCTAGAGTTAGTATAACTCAAGATATTAAgggtaaaagaaaattgaaaaaatcttATCATCTTCAAAATATCGAACAATATATTTCAGCAAACAAAGTAACTATAGACCTCAAATTGAAATGATTTAGGACTTCTTCATATCAAGAAAGCCTCACATGTGCTATTAGCCTAGTAACCTAGGTTCGAAGGTGAATCCTTGGCCCTCCCTTATAAAAATGCCAGATGCAAgtcaaaaaagataaaagagaaaagaataaaaaaaatgaatcaaAATAGATAATGGAAAATCTGAAGTTGTCAAATATAAAGCTTCTTATGGTGCcaaactataaatattttttaatagaaaaattcttttatacagGGGGTTTTGATTACCAAAATTTCTATGATgggaattcaaatttttacaGTTAGAGGATTCACACCAAAACGCTCAGTGCCAAGCATAGAATGAAAACACATTAATGTGCTCAGATAAGAGTCCAAGAATGAGCCAAAGCATGACTGAGATCCATAGCAGAATGATGAAAGAGGGATGTTCAGGAGGGccttatagaaaaaaattgtcattattagcaaatcaaattttctataaagGCCTCAACATATTAGTAATTGAAGTAAAAGTTAGTAATTAAAGTAAGCATGCATGGAAGATATAACAATTAATCGAAAgattgacaaaaataaatcattgGAATGGAACATAAGAAGGAATACCTTACGCCGCCCGTAGTAACATCCATCAAGCTCAATTGACCCAAAGAAATCCAACTTCAAAAGACAACCATTTTTCTTGTCATAGTAGAGTCCTCTAATGGGAAAAGTCGGATCATATTTAAAAGTCATACATATTTCAGGGTACCTAAACTGAAAGGAAGACAGcaataaaaggaaagaaaaaaatcataaaacaaTCATCTGAATACATTGCATAGCttcaaaagataataaaatagaacaaACATATAGCCTAAACTAACCTCATTGACCATATGCTCCTTAGCAAgatcatatatcaaattctgTAAATTAGGAGAGTAATGTGCCAAAGTGTAGTCGTAATCAAATCCATAAACTTGTATAGTATCCAACCTCACATTCTTATTAACATAAATCCCTAattcatcaaataaataaatttggtcagTTCTTGTGTTCAGGAAGGCCCTTACGTGTGAG
Coding sequences within:
- the LOC8270523 gene encoding 5'-nucleotidase domain-containing protein DDB_G0275467 isoform X1, translated to MPPFRTLIPLRSFIQRSGIFSRSYNAVHSTEAHLLKLEEDSQNSLLDGDELAKIRTEFDAAKHSFIKIPDALKGMPKMNPEGIYVNKNVRLDTIQVYGFDYDYTLAHYSPNLQNLIYDLAKEHMVNEFRYPEICMTFKYDPTFPIRGLYYDKKNGCLLKLDFFGSIELDGCYYGRRKLSLKEIEQIYGTRHIGRDQARGLVGLMDFFCFSEACLIADIVQHFVDAKLEFDASYIYQDVNRAIQHVHRSGLVHRGILFDPHKYLVKNGQLLHFLRTLKEKGKKLFLLTNSPYYFVDGGMHFLSEDSLGCRDSWRELFDVVIAQANKPEFYTSEHPFRCYDTEKDTLAFTKVDEFLPNKIYYHGCLKSFLQITKWNGPEVIYFGDHLFSDLRGPSKAGWRTAAIIHELESEIRIQNDDGYRFEQAKFHIIQELLGKLHSTVADANRSESYRLLFKELNEERQKARQVMKRMFNESFGATFLTDTGQESAFAYHIHQYADVYTSKPENFLLYPPEAWLHAPYDIKIMPHHLKVPASLFKNQ
- the LOC8270523 gene encoding 5'-nucleotidase domain-containing protein DDB_G0275467 isoform X2, whose translation is MPPFRTLIPLRSFIQRSGIFSRSYNAVHSTEAHLLKLEEDSQNSLLDGDELAKIRTEFDAAKHSFIKIPDALKGMPKMNPEGIYVNKNVRLDTIQVYGFDYDYTLAHYSPNLQNLIYDLAKEHMVNEFRYPEICMTFKYDPTFPIRGLYYDKKNGCLLKLDFFGSIELDGCYYGRRKLSLKEIEQIYGTRHIGRDQARGLVGLMDFFCFSEACLIADIVQHFVDAKLEFDASYIYQDVNRAIQHVHRSGLVHRGILFDPHKYLVKNGQLLHFLRTLKEKGKKLFLLTNSPYYFVDGGMHFLSEDSLGCRDSWRELFDVVIAQANKPEFYTSEHPFRCYDTEKDTLAFTKVDEFLPNKIYYHGCLKSFLQITKWNGPESEIRIQNDDGYRFEQAKFHIIQELLGKLHSTVADANRSESYRLLFKELNEERQKARQVMKRMFNESFGATFLTDTGQESAFAYHIHQYADVYTSKPENFLLYPPEAWLHAPYDIKIMPHHLKVPASLFKNQ